The Vigna angularis cultivar LongXiaoDou No.4 chromosome 9, ASM1680809v1, whole genome shotgun sequence DNA window GCAAAAGGAGTTATTGCATCAAGCATAGCATTTAATAAACTGAGCAAGAGGACAACTTCCATTCAAGTATACATAAACTCCAATAGAAGAGAAAGATAACCTTCTCATCTTGCGTATACAAGCAATCTAGCAAAAGGGTGCGATCGTCAGCATTTAATGCTTGCTTAATCAAAACATGTACGGAGTCTGCACTTGGAGGCTTTATTGAGACAGAAGCTTCTTGCTCTTTGTCACTCCTGAATTTGTTCTCTTCCAGTAAACTTAGACTAGCAAGTTTCTCTCCCATTGTTGGCTCATCCAAATCATTATCAAGGAGAACTCCTTCTGCAGCCTCATGTTGATCTACATTAAATGTATTACAAGAAATACCAATCAATTCTTAAATACAGTATGCATACTTCTAAGAATTGGTGGTTCTATGGTTCATCATGCCGAAGAGTAAATTTACATAAATCCATCAGTGAATGGTTTTAGTAAAACTATTAGACCTGAACatgaatttaaagaaatttaatcGTCTTAAATATTAGGATCGTTCAGATTTCTATAGCCTATACGTTCAGAATCTTGTCATGCAAATCATAAGTACAACAAAAGAATAGGTAATTCACAAAATTCAGGGAAGAAACAACCGTGTATAAAAATGTGCTCTCAATTTCAAAGAGTACACGACTTAGAAAATGAGATCCAATAACATGCTATTCATGCTGAGTAAGAACAGTTCTTACCTAAATCCACCATGTCAGTTGTAACATCAGGATCAGATGGTGCTTGTCTTTTCTTAGTTTTCTTGCTTTCCATTGATATTGCTGCTTCCAGTAAGGGGGACATGTACAGGAATTTCAAAAGTTAAGAGAACATATATAGGCCCCgactaataaagaaaaaaaaaatccaaattaaagTTTGTAACATTTTATTCTATTTGGTATTTCACGAGCTTGTCAACAATCTATGACAAACAACTTCCAGTGGAGCAGGAAAAGTATTTAAGATTTAGTAATTCTAGCAACACAAAATTAGAATCACctagaatttaaagaaaatgaagcaaAAAGGACAGTATAAGAAAAGCTAAAAACATATTGGGTTTATCAGACCTTTGCCAGAAGGACTACCATGCTGATGAGCAGAATCGGTCTCATTTTCTACATTTAATACTATTGTCTCCCCTGAATTGCTAATATTTACGACGCTAAACTGAGGATGATCCAGAGAGCCATAAGTCACAATAGCTTTAACCTGTTTGTCTTCTTCTATAGGTTGTAATCTGGATGCAATAATTGAGGTGTGCCTTTTCTTTGAACTTCCCCCATTTTCCTTGTCTGTTTCAACTGTTTTGGTCTTGGTGGTTAATTTAGTTGGTTGCATCCGATCTTCGGAGAAAGCATTCAAATTCCAAATATAAGAAGAACCTCTACTACTAACTGCCAAAAGAACgatatcttcttctttattgCAACCACAGCGGCAGTCCAAAGCTACTGGAGGATGCCTTAGGGGAAGTGTAGGACCTTTACCCACATTTCCTGAATTTAAATCACATTTCCAAACATGAAGGTGCTTACCCTCAAAATCAAATGTAACTAAATTTTTGGCATCATTGGATATAGAAATGTGTTGTACATTTCCCTGTTgaagaataaaagtaaaaaatgaggatgcttttacttgtaaaGACAAATATTCATATCCAGAATAAGTAATGAAGATTACCAAATCATTGGGGAACTTCAGAACCTCTTTCCCAATTTCCCAGCTAATAACCCGTATTTTAGAGCTGACAATAgctaaatatttttcatctggaaaataagtaaaattacaAGTGTCAATTGCACGCAAGGGAAATGATTATAATGGACCAAGCTCCAAATGGAATAAGTACTCACCATGTGAGAAAGCCAGACAAGTGATAGACTTTTTTGATACTTTAAATTCCTTTAAAAGCTGTCCTGTTTCTGTGTTAACCTCATATGCCATCCCATTACGTCCAACAATGCGAAGAACATGACCTTTATTTGCAAATGAGAGTCCACAGATCTCCCTGTACGATGACGAGAACAATTATTACAATAGACAAATATAAACTACCATCTTAATCTCACTTGAGAGcataaaaatcaatatatggaTGTCCACATGATAATGTCAAGGAATTATACAGTTTTCAATTTGAGATAGAAGTACATAATCTgtgtattaaaaaaacattagttTTATCCCACTATATGGTGTAGATTCCTATACACCAgaccaacataaaaaaaacacaaatatttggATAGTTTTACTTCGATAAATTGATAGTTTTTGCATTagaaaaactaacaaaaaaatttggTCCCCACACGTACCCCAAAAcgaaaaaaatcaacattttatTTGCTTCACGAACACATCTTAATGAATTAATCCCTCTTTAAACATTTTAGATTTggtaaacattttaaattttcataaggggactgaaaagaaagagaaaatttataattaatatggcaaaaaggaaaacaaaatgaCAGTAATACCCGGGATAGCTGGTAATCAACTTTCTGTCACCAGTGGAAACATCAACAACAAGAACTCTTCCATCGATTGTGCCAAGAGCTAATAAGAAAGTTCCCTGTTCTTTTCTAAACTATTACAAAAGAGCGCAATCCACATCAGGGGGGAAAGGTATGATTCTAACGTAAAAAAGCACTAGTGATTAAAACACTCTTCCAAAAGCTCATACTACCTTTTTTCCTGTGTAACTAGATGCAATACAAGAATAACGAGGATCATTATCTTCATCTGATGCCTTCCACTCTGCTAACAAATGTCCAGTGCTTGTGTTCCAAATCTGAAAATTATAGGATGATTTTCTGTTACAAACATAACATCAAGTGCATGTTGACAATTTAACATCATTCTAGCACACCAACAATTGAAAATGCAAAAGGAATCA harbors:
- the LOC108320620 gene encoding uncharacterized protein LOC108320620 isoform X1; the encoded protein is MVKGDSKKHVLTAFTPNGDYAAILSANGTAKIWNTSTGHLLAEWKASDEDNDPRYSCIASSYTGKKFRKEQGTFLLALGTIDGRVLVVDVSTGDRKLITSYPGEICGLSFANKGHVLRIVGRNGMAYEVNTETGQLLKEFKVSKKSITCLAFSHDEKYLAIVSSKIRVISWEIGKEVLKFPNDLGNVQHISISNDAKNLVTFDFEGKHLHVWKCDLNSGNVGKGPTLPLRHPPVALDCRCGCNKEEDIVLLAVSSRGSSYIWNLNAFSEDRMQPTKLTTKTKTVETDKENGGSSKKRHTSIIASRLQPIEEDKQVKAIVTYGSLDHPQFSVVNISNSGETIVLNVENETDSAHQHGSPSGKAISMESKKTKKRQAPSDPDVTTDMVDLDQHEAAEGVLLDNDLDEPTMGEKLASLSLLEENKFRSDKEQEASVSIKPPSADSVHVLIKQALNADDRTLLLDCLYTQDEKVIRKSIAQLNPSNVLKLLYSLISIIESRGAILACALPWLKYLLLQHASGILSQESSLKALNSLYQLIESRVSTFKSAIQLSSCLDILYSGVIVEEDDEDETVPVIFEDKDSSEEESDEEAMETGQDITDEEESEQELDGASDMMED
- the LOC108320620 gene encoding uncharacterized protein LOC108320620 isoform X2 is translated as MKIMILVILVLHLVTQEKRKEQGTFLLALGTIDGRVLVVDVSTGDRKLITSYPGEICGLSFANKGHVLRIVGRNGMAYEVNTETGQLLKEFKVSKKSITCLAFSHDEKYLAIVSSKIRVISWEIGKEVLKFPNDLGNVQHISISNDAKNLVTFDFEGKHLHVWKCDLNSGNVGKGPTLPLRHPPVALDCRCGCNKEEDIVLLAVSSRGSSYIWNLNAFSEDRMQPTKLTTKTKTVETDKENGGSSKKRHTSIIASRLQPIEEDKQVKAIVTYGSLDHPQFSVVNISNSGETIVLNVENETDSAHQHGSPSGKAISMESKKTKKRQAPSDPDVTTDMVDLDQHEAAEGVLLDNDLDEPTMGEKLASLSLLEENKFRSDKEQEASVSIKPPSADSVHVLIKQALNADDRTLLLDCLYTQDEKVIRKSIAQLNPSNVLKLLYSLISIIESRGAILACALPWLKYLLLQHASGILSQESSLKALNSLYQLIESRVSTFKSAIQLSSCLDILYSGVIVEEDDEDETVPVIFEDKDSSEEESDEEAMETGQDITDEEESEQELDGASDMMED